A section of the Amycolatopsis sp. AA4 genome encodes:
- a CDS encoding TetR/AcrR family transcriptional regulator produces MGENAGSRTKRADARRNEKTLLDAAAAVFVASGVDAPVRDIATRAGVGVGTIYRHFPTRADLIIAVYRHQVEACADAGPKLLADNASPHAALAQWIDLFVDFLVTKHGLAGIMQSDHSGFEALHAYFLERLVPVCAQLLNAAAEAGEIHVDLEAIHLMRGVGNLCIGAEADDSYDARRLARLLITGLRVAD; encoded by the coding sequence GTGGGTGAAAACGCGGGGTCCCGCACCAAGCGGGCGGACGCCCGGCGCAACGAGAAGACCCTGCTCGACGCGGCGGCGGCGGTGTTCGTCGCGTCCGGGGTGGACGCGCCGGTGCGCGACATCGCGACCAGGGCGGGCGTCGGCGTGGGCACGATCTACCGGCACTTCCCCACCCGCGCGGACCTGATCATCGCGGTGTACCGGCACCAGGTCGAAGCGTGCGCCGACGCGGGCCCGAAGCTGCTGGCGGACAACGCTTCCCCGCACGCCGCGCTCGCGCAGTGGATCGACCTGTTCGTCGACTTCCTGGTCACGAAGCACGGCTTGGCCGGGATCATGCAGTCCGACCACAGCGGCTTCGAGGCGCTGCACGCGTACTTCCTCGAGCGGCTGGTCCCGGTGTGCGCCCAGCTGCTCAACGCCGCCGCCGAGGCCGGGGAAATCCACGTCGACCTGGAGGCCATCCACCTGATGCGCGGCGTCGGGAACCTGTGCATCGGCGCGGAAGCCGACGACAGCTACGACGCGCGCCGCCTGGCCCGGCTGCTGATCACCGGGCTCCGGGTGGCCGACTGA
- a CDS encoding LLM class flavin-dependent oxidoreductase: MTTQPRFGIMTAPMQTSYAALHQVWREADAIPEIEHAWLFDHLLPIAGEPDGPIFEGWTLLSALAAQTERLRLGLLVTSNRFRPPAMLAKIAATVDVVSGGRLDFGLGVGSRPSHPLARREYEAHGLPYLETADAVDRFAEACTVIRKLWTEDKPFDFAGKHVRLAGAFGNPKPVQRPHPPFVLGGRSRATLRVVAEHADVWNIPGGDLADVVERGAMLDEYCADLGRDPAEIARSIHLPVSYDQPALTRTAIGEALEAGFGHVVLGLPAPYPAGVARWVADELIAKAG, from the coding sequence ATGACCACGCAACCGCGATTCGGCATCATGACCGCGCCGATGCAGACCAGCTACGCGGCGCTGCACCAAGTCTGGCGCGAGGCGGACGCGATCCCGGAGATCGAGCACGCCTGGCTGTTCGACCATCTCCTGCCGATCGCCGGAGAACCGGACGGGCCGATTTTCGAAGGCTGGACGCTGCTTTCCGCTCTCGCCGCGCAAACCGAACGGCTCCGGCTCGGGCTTTTGGTGACCAGCAACCGTTTCCGTCCGCCGGCGATGCTGGCGAAGATCGCCGCGACCGTCGACGTCGTCTCCGGCGGACGGCTCGATTTCGGGCTCGGCGTCGGCTCCCGGCCGAGTCACCCGCTGGCTCGCCGGGAGTACGAAGCGCACGGCCTGCCGTACCTGGAAACCGCCGACGCGGTGGACCGGTTCGCCGAAGCGTGCACTGTGATCCGGAAGCTGTGGACGGAGGACAAGCCGTTCGATTTCGCGGGGAAGCACGTCCGGCTCGCCGGCGCGTTCGGCAATCCGAAGCCGGTGCAGCGCCCGCATCCGCCGTTCGTCCTCGGCGGCCGGTCCCGCGCGACGCTGCGGGTGGTCGCCGAGCACGCCGACGTCTGGAACATTCCCGGCGGGGACCTCGCGGACGTCGTCGAGCGCGGCGCGATGCTGGACGAGTACTGCGCGGACCTCGGCCGCGACCCGGCGGAGATCGCGCGGTCGATCCACCTGCCGGTGTCCTACGACCAGCCCGCGCTCACGCGGACGGCGATCGGGGAGGCGCTGGAAGCCGGGTTCGGCCATGTGGTGCTGGGGCTTCCCGCGCCGTATCCGGCCGGGGTCGCGCGGTGGGTCGCGGACGAGCTGATCGCCAAGGCCGGGTAA